In Musa acuminata AAA Group cultivar baxijiao chromosome BXJ2-8, Cavendish_Baxijiao_AAA, whole genome shotgun sequence, one genomic interval encodes:
- the LOC135585580 gene encoding probable serine/threonine protein kinase IRE isoform X2: MEMESPRFRAILRATSGRRKRSPTDVKSFSHELNSKGTTHQMPIRKLQGLSSPEEIVTVIRTKFKRLKEEVNAELGVFAGDLVDILENATVQHPDWRMPLEDLLVICQGCAEMSPDELWSKCEGIVQNLDEQRQELPMGTLKQAHTRILFILTRCTRLIQFQKEGGYGGNEHVLGLYQLSDLGFYSESGDGGLKISSSAKDMKERMIRKRFQEHMYLSQDFTGHCTDSTASRARISSWKKLPSSTEKNQKKDHDEKDEFPSKKVLDSLPPIGKPTLGAHGDTESLDTTELCSKILGSSTGHLSERKDSADYSGDQRIPVHVKPKMICRICDYEIPTIYAEGHFRACTVADKCDSKGLTIDERLERVAEILEKLLVSCTLKRSDFSEIHHGVVKVGASCLTEVSEVPSQYHSSSPTDADIIYREFAGNLIANNLNEQPAMLGNSRSALSSGSMTPQSPLMTPRTGQLDLLLSGTKAFADHENFQQIESLLDIVHCIARIKTYNYNSLEKMCSYLEDLNAVIDTRKVDALVVETFGRRITKLLQEKFIHLCGQIDDGNKNVSDMMVDEEGSLRNGITSISGTNPLGAKFKDRTSIEDFEIIKPISRGAFGRVFLAKKRVTGDIFAIKVLKKADMIRKNAVKSILAERNILISTRNPFVVRFYYSFTCRENLYLVMEYINGGDLYSLLRNLGCLDEDMARTYVAEVVLALEYLHSMNVIHRDLKPDNLLIAWDGHIKLTDFGLSKVGLINSTDDLTGPDVSGSVLLGNDEPLPVAQRALKREQRQKQSAVGTPDYLAPEILLGMPHGPTADWWSVGVILFELLVGIPPFNAEHPQKIFDNIMNRDIPWPQVPEEMSLEAYDLVDKLLIRNPVQRLGATGAGEDR; this comes from the exons ATGGAGATGGAGTCCCCGCGCTTCCGCGCCATCCTCCGCGCAACGAGCGGCCGCCGGAAGCGTTCCCCCACCGACGTCAAGAGCTTCTCCCATGAGTTGAATTCCAAAGGAACCACCCACCAGATGCCCATCCGCAAACTTCAAGGTCTCAGCAGCCCGGAG GAAATAGTGACTGTGATTCGAACGAAATTTAAACGTTTGAAGGAAGAGGTTAACGCAGAATTGGGTGTATTTGCGGGCGATTTGGTGGACATACTTGAAAATGCCACGGTTCAGCATCCTGACTGGCGGATGCCTTTGGAGGACCTCCTGGTGATATGTCAGGGGTGTGCGGAGATGTCACCAGATGAATTATGGTCTAAATGTGAGGGGATAGTCCAGAATCTGGATGAACAGCGCCAGGAACTGCCCATGGGCACGCTCAAGCAAGCACACACCCGGATTCTTTTCATCCTCACGAGATGCACTAGGCTGATTCAGTTCCAAAAAGAGGGGGGTTATGGGGGGAATGAACATGTTCTTGGCCTATACCAGCTCAGTGATCTGGGATTTTATTCTGAATCAGGAGATGGTGGCCTCAAGATCTCATCAAGTGCTAAAGATATGAAGGAAAGGATGATCAGGAAGAGGTTCCAAGAACATATGTATCTTAGCCAAGATTTTACTGGTCACTGCACAGATTCAACTGCCAGTAGAGCTAGGATTTCATCCTGGAAGAAGCTTCCATCATCAACTGAAAAGAATCAGAAGAAGGACCATGATGAAAAGGATGAATTCCCCTCAAAGAAAGTTTTAGATTCATTGCCACCAATTGGTAAACCTACATTGGGTGCTCATGGTGATACTGAAAGCCTCGACACAACTGAGCTTTGTTCTAAAATCCTAGGAAGTTCAACGGGGCATCTGTCTGAGAGGAAAGATTCTGCTGATTATTCTGGAGATCAACGAATTCCAGTTCATGTGAAGCCAAAAATGATATGTAGGATATGTGATTATGAGATACCAACTATATATGCTGAGGGCCATTTTAGAGCATGCACTGTTGCCGATAAATGTGATTCAAAAGGTTTAACTATCGATGAGCGGTTGGAGAGAGTTGCCGAGATACTCGAGAAGTTATTGGTCTCCTGCACGCTAAAGAGATCAGATTTTTCAGAAATCCACCATGGGGTTGTTAAAGTTGGTGCTTCATGTTTAACTGAAGTGTCAGAAGTCCCATCTCAGTATCATTCATCCTCTCCAACTGATGCAGATATCATATATAGGGAATTTGCTGGTAACCTAATTGCAAATAATTTGAATGAACAACCTGCAATGTTGGGCAATTCACGTAGTGCTTTATCATCAGGAAGTATGACCCCACAATCACCACTAATGACACCACGAACTGGCCAGCTAGATTTGTTATTGTCTGGAACCAAAGCATTTGCTGATCATGAAAACTTTCAGCAG ATAGAAAGCCTTCTAGATATAGTGCACTGCATTGCAAGAATAAAAACTTACAATTACAACTCGCTCGAGAAAATGTGCTCCTATCTAGAAGACTTAAATGCTGTTATTGATACTAGAAAAGTTGATGCCCTTGTCGTTGAGACATTTGGAAGACGGATCACAAAACTGCTACA GGAGAAGTTCATTCATCTATGTGGACAGATAGATGATGGGAATAAAAATGTCTCAGATATGATGGTAGATGAAGAAGGTTCATTAAGAAATGGTATAACCAGTATCTCTGGAACAAACCCCTTGGGTGCAAAGTTTAAGGACCGAACATCTATTGAGGATTTtgaaattataaaaccaataagtcGGGGGGCATTTGGACGGGTTTTCCTTGCAAAGAAAAGAGTCACAGGTGACATTTTTGCAATTAAG GTTCTAAAAAAGGCTGATATGATACGCAAGAATGCAGTCAAAAGTATTTTAGCTGAACGTAACATCTTGATATCAACTCGGAATCCCTTTGTG GTGCGCTTCTATTATTCCTTCACATGTAGGGAAAATCTTTATCTGGTTATGGAGTATATTAATGGGGGGGATTTGTACTCTTTGCTAAGAAATTTGGGTTGTTTGGATGAAGACATGGCACGTACATATGTAGCTGAAGTA GTTCTTGCATTGGAATACTTGCATTCTATGAATGTAATTCATCGAGATCTTAAGCCAGATAACTTGTTGATTGCTTGGGATGGTCACATCAAG TTGACTGATTTTGGGCTTTCTAAGGTTGGTCTTATCAACAGCACTGATGATTTAACAGGTCCAGATGTCAGTGGTTCTGTTCTATTGGGTAATGATGAACCACTTCCAGTAGCACAACGAGCACTAAAACGAGAACAAAGGCAGAAACAGTCAGCTGTTGGAACTCCTGATTATTTGGCACCAGAGATACTTCTGGGAATGCCACATG GTCCAACTGCAGATTGGTGGTCAGTGGGGGTTATTCTTTTTGAACTTCTGGTAGGAATCCCCCCATTCAATGCAGAGCATCCACAG AaaatttttgataatattatgaATCGGGATATACCCTGGCCACAAGTGCCAGAAGAGATGAGCTTGGAGGCTTATGATTTGGTTGACAA ATTGCTAATTAGGAACCCAGTCCAAAGACTTGGAGCAACTGGGGCTGGTGAG GACAGGTGA
- the LOC135585580 gene encoding probable serine/threonine protein kinase IRE isoform X1: MEMESPRFRAILRATSGRRKRSPTDVKSFSHELNSKGTTHQMPIRKLQGLSSPEEIVTVIRTKFKRLKEEVNAELGVFAGDLVDILENATVQHPDWRMPLEDLLVICQGCAEMSPDELWSKCEGIVQNLDEQRQELPMGTLKQAHTRILFILTRCTRLIQFQKEGGYGGNEHVLGLYQLSDLGFYSESGDGGLKISSSAKDMKERMIRKRFQEHMYLSQDFTGHCTDSTASRARISSWKKLPSSTEKNQKKDHDEKDEFPSKKVLDSLPPIGKPTLGAHGDTESLDTTELCSKILGSSTGHLSERKDSADYSGDQRIPVHVKPKMICRICDYEIPTIYAEGHFRACTVADKCDSKGLTIDERLERVAEILEKLLVSCTLKRSDFSEIHHGVVKVGASCLTEVSEVPSQYHSSSPTDADIIYREFAGNLIANNLNEQPAMLGNSRSALSSGSMTPQSPLMTPRTGQLDLLLSGTKAFADHENFQQIESLLDIVHCIARIKTYNYNSLEKMCSYLEDLNAVIDTRKVDALVVETFGRRITKLLQEKFIHLCGQIDDGNKNVSDMMVDEEGSLRNGITSISGTNPLGAKFKDRTSIEDFEIIKPISRGAFGRVFLAKKRVTGDIFAIKVLKKADMIRKNAVKSILAERNILISTRNPFVVRFYYSFTCRENLYLVMEYINGGDLYSLLRNLGCLDEDMARTYVAEVVLALEYLHSMNVIHRDLKPDNLLIAWDGHIKLTDFGLSKVGLINSTDDLTGPDVSGSVLLGNDEPLPVAQRALKREQRQKQSAVGTPDYLAPEILLGMPHGPTADWWSVGVILFELLVGIPPFNAEHPQKIFDNIMNRDIPWPQVPEEMSLEAYDLVDKLLIRNPVQRLGATGAGEVKSHPFFKSVNWDMLARQKAAFIPSTEGDDDTSYFASRLPWNAVDEQLYTESHEYDDMTDTGSMSCYSSAHSSDLDEDGDECGSMADFGPTLSVKYSFSNFSFKNLSQLASINYDLITKCSQDSGYASQP; encoded by the exons ATGGAGATGGAGTCCCCGCGCTTCCGCGCCATCCTCCGCGCAACGAGCGGCCGCCGGAAGCGTTCCCCCACCGACGTCAAGAGCTTCTCCCATGAGTTGAATTCCAAAGGAACCACCCACCAGATGCCCATCCGCAAACTTCAAGGTCTCAGCAGCCCGGAG GAAATAGTGACTGTGATTCGAACGAAATTTAAACGTTTGAAGGAAGAGGTTAACGCAGAATTGGGTGTATTTGCGGGCGATTTGGTGGACATACTTGAAAATGCCACGGTTCAGCATCCTGACTGGCGGATGCCTTTGGAGGACCTCCTGGTGATATGTCAGGGGTGTGCGGAGATGTCACCAGATGAATTATGGTCTAAATGTGAGGGGATAGTCCAGAATCTGGATGAACAGCGCCAGGAACTGCCCATGGGCACGCTCAAGCAAGCACACACCCGGATTCTTTTCATCCTCACGAGATGCACTAGGCTGATTCAGTTCCAAAAAGAGGGGGGTTATGGGGGGAATGAACATGTTCTTGGCCTATACCAGCTCAGTGATCTGGGATTTTATTCTGAATCAGGAGATGGTGGCCTCAAGATCTCATCAAGTGCTAAAGATATGAAGGAAAGGATGATCAGGAAGAGGTTCCAAGAACATATGTATCTTAGCCAAGATTTTACTGGTCACTGCACAGATTCAACTGCCAGTAGAGCTAGGATTTCATCCTGGAAGAAGCTTCCATCATCAACTGAAAAGAATCAGAAGAAGGACCATGATGAAAAGGATGAATTCCCCTCAAAGAAAGTTTTAGATTCATTGCCACCAATTGGTAAACCTACATTGGGTGCTCATGGTGATACTGAAAGCCTCGACACAACTGAGCTTTGTTCTAAAATCCTAGGAAGTTCAACGGGGCATCTGTCTGAGAGGAAAGATTCTGCTGATTATTCTGGAGATCAACGAATTCCAGTTCATGTGAAGCCAAAAATGATATGTAGGATATGTGATTATGAGATACCAACTATATATGCTGAGGGCCATTTTAGAGCATGCACTGTTGCCGATAAATGTGATTCAAAAGGTTTAACTATCGATGAGCGGTTGGAGAGAGTTGCCGAGATACTCGAGAAGTTATTGGTCTCCTGCACGCTAAAGAGATCAGATTTTTCAGAAATCCACCATGGGGTTGTTAAAGTTGGTGCTTCATGTTTAACTGAAGTGTCAGAAGTCCCATCTCAGTATCATTCATCCTCTCCAACTGATGCAGATATCATATATAGGGAATTTGCTGGTAACCTAATTGCAAATAATTTGAATGAACAACCTGCAATGTTGGGCAATTCACGTAGTGCTTTATCATCAGGAAGTATGACCCCACAATCACCACTAATGACACCACGAACTGGCCAGCTAGATTTGTTATTGTCTGGAACCAAAGCATTTGCTGATCATGAAAACTTTCAGCAG ATAGAAAGCCTTCTAGATATAGTGCACTGCATTGCAAGAATAAAAACTTACAATTACAACTCGCTCGAGAAAATGTGCTCCTATCTAGAAGACTTAAATGCTGTTATTGATACTAGAAAAGTTGATGCCCTTGTCGTTGAGACATTTGGAAGACGGATCACAAAACTGCTACA GGAGAAGTTCATTCATCTATGTGGACAGATAGATGATGGGAATAAAAATGTCTCAGATATGATGGTAGATGAAGAAGGTTCATTAAGAAATGGTATAACCAGTATCTCTGGAACAAACCCCTTGGGTGCAAAGTTTAAGGACCGAACATCTATTGAGGATTTtgaaattataaaaccaataagtcGGGGGGCATTTGGACGGGTTTTCCTTGCAAAGAAAAGAGTCACAGGTGACATTTTTGCAATTAAG GTTCTAAAAAAGGCTGATATGATACGCAAGAATGCAGTCAAAAGTATTTTAGCTGAACGTAACATCTTGATATCAACTCGGAATCCCTTTGTG GTGCGCTTCTATTATTCCTTCACATGTAGGGAAAATCTTTATCTGGTTATGGAGTATATTAATGGGGGGGATTTGTACTCTTTGCTAAGAAATTTGGGTTGTTTGGATGAAGACATGGCACGTACATATGTAGCTGAAGTA GTTCTTGCATTGGAATACTTGCATTCTATGAATGTAATTCATCGAGATCTTAAGCCAGATAACTTGTTGATTGCTTGGGATGGTCACATCAAG TTGACTGATTTTGGGCTTTCTAAGGTTGGTCTTATCAACAGCACTGATGATTTAACAGGTCCAGATGTCAGTGGTTCTGTTCTATTGGGTAATGATGAACCACTTCCAGTAGCACAACGAGCACTAAAACGAGAACAAAGGCAGAAACAGTCAGCTGTTGGAACTCCTGATTATTTGGCACCAGAGATACTTCTGGGAATGCCACATG GTCCAACTGCAGATTGGTGGTCAGTGGGGGTTATTCTTTTTGAACTTCTGGTAGGAATCCCCCCATTCAATGCAGAGCATCCACAG AaaatttttgataatattatgaATCGGGATATACCCTGGCCACAAGTGCCAGAAGAGATGAGCTTGGAGGCTTATGATTTGGTTGACAA ATTGCTAATTAGGAACCCAGTCCAAAGACTTGGAGCAACTGGGGCTGGTGAG GTGAAATCTCATCCTTTCTTCAAAAGCGTCAACTGGGATATGCTTGCTAGGCAGAAG GCAGCATTCATTCCATCAACCGAAGGTGATGATGACACAAGCTATTTTGCCAGCCGACTTCCATGGAATGCAGTTGATGAACAACTTTATACAGAGTCTCATGAATATGATGATATGACTGATACAGGCAGTATGAGCTGCTACAGTAGTGCTCACAGCTCTGACCTGGATGAAGAT GGAGATGAATGTGGCAGTATGGCAGACTTCGGGCCGACGCTCTCGGTGAAGTATTCCTTcagtaatttttcttttaag AACTTGTCGCAACTGGCTTCCATCAACTATGATCTTATAACAAAATGTAGCCAAGATTCAGGATACGCTTCTCAACCCTGA